A window of Solanum stenotomum isolate F172 chromosome 3, ASM1918654v1, whole genome shotgun sequence contains these coding sequences:
- the LOC125859447 gene encoding uncharacterized serine-rich protein C215.13-like yields the protein MAPLLHSCSFTKVLLVLCLVFVLFTLSFIPAHSELQPHNNNVRSRRMLELDNDSKPIKKKISTNPTSLSTSKNQTKLIKSTNSSSKNQTKQIKTSSSSSSFGSTKNQTKLSKSKLSFSESQIKPSSTITKSEKLTFKSQLQKLNLTPSKSSNSTKITSSTIKKSSDLPKISSSSSPKNKTIKSTKTQLEKGINQSKSKTPITKIQPTDKTAKTIKTQLKKDTSESKSKNPITKTQTPAVKKPQTTQKKSQYSWLEDEDDDMISEFRDLPSKFHETFLPDLEKISKTSQVYLNKANKEITKNFKPYVGNKYAPTIASLISFAFILIPLILVSLIFNKIKAYFSLQKLLIFIQVYLSIYFSILCLSSLVTGLEPLKFFYATAQSTYICLQLLQTLAYVLYLLMLLMYLILVFSTETGPTTKLIGLAQTIVGFAVGLHYYMTVFHRAVLHQPPKTSWRVHAIYATFFLVICISSSADRRKKAYLVEGGEVEKKS from the coding sequence ATGGCTCCACTTCTACATTCCTGCAGCTTTACTAAGGTACTTTTAGTACTATGTCTTGTTTTTGTGCTATTCACTCTTTCATTCATTCCTGCACATAGTGAACTCCAACCTCACAATAATAATGTAAGAAGCAGAAGAATGTTGGAGCTAGACAATGATTCAAAGCCAATTAAGAAGAAAATCAGCACAAATCCAACTTCACTTTCTACTTCcaagaaccaaaccaaactcATCAAATCAACCAATAGCTCTTCTAAGAATCAAACCAAGCAAATcaaaacttcttcttcttcttctagttttggTTCTACTAAGAACCAAACCAAgctttcaaaatcaaaactttcCTTTTCTGAATCACAAATCAAGCCTAGCTCTACCATTACCAAATCAGAGAAACTTACTTTCAAATCCCAGCTCCAGAAGCTCAATCTCACACCCTCCAAGTCCTCAAATTCAACCAAAATCACTTCTTCCACCATCAAGAAGTCTTCAGATCTACCCAAAATCAGCTCAAGTTCTTCTCCCAAGAACAAAACAATCAAATCAACTAAAACCCAATTGGAAAAAGGCATCAATCAGTCCAAATCCAAAACCCCAATTACTAAAATCCAGCCAACAGACAAAACAGCCAAAACCATTAAAACCCAATTGAAAAAAGACACCAGTGAGTCCAAATCCAAAAACCCAATTACTAAAACCCAAACCCCTGCGGTCAAGAAACCACAGACAACCCAGAAGAAATCACAGTACAGCTGGCtagaagatgaagatgatgacATGATTTCTGAATTCAGAGACTTGCCCTCCAAATTCCATGAAACCTTTTTGCCAGATTTGGAGAAAATTTCCAAAACCTCACAAGTTTACCTCAACAAAGCAAACAAAGAAATCACCAAAAACTTCAAACCCTATGTTGGAAACAAATATGCACCAACCATTGCCTCCCTTATCTCATTTGCATTCATCTTAATCCCTCTCATACTAGTCTCTCTcattttcaacaaaatcaaagcCTATTTCTCTCTCCAAAAACTCCTAATCTTCATCCAAGTTTACCTCTCCATTTACTTCTCCATCCTCTGCCTCTCCTCTTTAGTCACTGGCTTAGAACCATTGAAATTCTTCTATGCTACAGCACAATCCACCTACATTTGCTTACAGCTATTGCAAACTCTTGCTTATGTGTTGTACCTTTTGATGCTCCTCATGTATCTCATCTTAGTGTTTTCCACTGAAACTGGGCCAACAACAAAACTCATAGGCCTGGCTCAAACAATTGTGGGCTTTGCTGTTGGGCTTCATTATTACATGACAGTATTTCATAGAGCTGTGCTCCATCAACCACCTAAAACTAGCTGGAGAGTTCACGCAATTTATGCCACATTTTTTCTTGTGATTTGCATCTCAAGTAGTGC